In Topomyia yanbarensis strain Yona2022 chromosome 2, ASM3024719v1, whole genome shotgun sequence, one DNA window encodes the following:
- the LOC131679519 gene encoding histone H2A-like produces MEVCYFAGPFGFERKLNQVQNWSGFMRVRHHPCVTLLLATPVSPTGRIHRLWRKSHYAERVDAGAPACQAAVMKYLAQKLVIRNDEELNKLLSGVTISQGGVLLNIKPILLPKKTEKKSKESATTGEKKKNA; encoded by the exons CTTCGAACGTAAATTGAACCAAGTACAAAACTGGAGTGGTTTTATGCGAGTGCGGCATCATCCGTGTGTTACACTCTTGCTGGCTACACCAGTAAGTCCTACCGGCCGAATCCATCGTTTGTGGAGAAAGAGTCACTACGCCGAGCGTGTCGATGCCGGAGCACCCGCCTGCCAGGCAGCAGTGATGAAATATCTTGCTCAAAAA CTGGTCATTCGAAACGACGAAGAGCTGAACAAATTGCTCTCCGGCGTGACTATTTCACAGGGTGGTGTGTTGCTTAATATCAAGCCCATTTTGCTGCCaaagaagaccgaaaagaaaTCGAAGGagtcggctaccaccggagagaagaagaaaaatgctTAA